One window from the genome of Spirochaetaceae bacterium encodes:
- a CDS encoding ABC transporter permease translates to MSGSAGSAAPRAAPKAAPRKGSLRDLLPRLFREKKLGAVGLIIVLVFFLVGVFADLLATHDLRDQNLRRALEGPSAEYPLGTDQFGRDLLTRVIHGARVSMIVGVGAVAIGLVIALFFGLLSGYWVGTFDLVVQRFVDAWLTFPWLFIVLTVMSLLGQGMVPMIVVLGAFTGIGNIRTVRGVVLGTKENPYVEAARAVGCPTWRILLTHVLPQVWPPVIVVFTISLGAVILSESTISFLGFGIPPPQPSWGGMLSLEGRRYMERAPLLAIWPGLSLAIVVFGINMFGDALRDLLDPRLSGGTGRIGAANVQQAAEPPGQAPERS, encoded by the coding sequence GTGAGCGGCTCTGCCGGCTCTGCTGCACCGCGGGCTGCTCCGAAGGCCGCACCGAGAAAGGGGTCGCTGCGCGACCTGCTGCCGCGGCTGTTCCGGGAAAAGAAACTCGGCGCCGTCGGTTTGATCATCGTACTGGTGTTCTTCCTGGTGGGCGTGTTTGCCGACCTGCTCGCCACCCACGACCTCAGAGACCAGAATCTCAGGCGCGCGCTCGAAGGACCCTCGGCCGAGTATCCGCTGGGCACCGACCAATTCGGCCGCGACCTGCTGACTCGCGTCATTCACGGGGCGCGTGTCTCCATGATTGTGGGAGTGGGCGCCGTCGCCATCGGCCTGGTCATCGCGCTGTTCTTCGGTCTGTTGTCCGGTTACTGGGTTGGCACGTTCGACCTGGTCGTGCAGCGGTTCGTCGATGCCTGGCTCACCTTCCCGTGGCTGTTCATCGTGCTGACCGTGATGTCGCTCCTGGGACAGGGCATGGTGCCGATGATCGTCGTCCTCGGCGCGTTCACGGGCATCGGCAACATCCGGACCGTACGGGGCGTGGTGTTGGGCACCAAGGAGAACCCGTACGTGGAGGCGGCGCGGGCGGTCGGCTGCCCCACCTGGAGGATCCTCCTCACCCACGTCCTGCCGCAGGTGTGGCCGCCCGTTATCGTGGTCTTTACCATCTCTCTGGGTGCGGTGATTCTGAGCGAGTCGACCATCAGCTTCCTCGGTTTCGGGATTCCGCCGCCGCAGCCGAGCTGGGGCGGCATGCTGAGCCTCGAAGGCCGACGCTACATGGAGCGGGCGCCGCTGCTGGCGATCTGGCCCGGCCTGTCCCTGGCCATCGTCGTGTTCGGGATCAACATGTTCGGCGATGCGTTGCGAGACCTGCTCGACCCCAGGCTGTCGGGCGGCACCGGCCGCATCGGCGCGGCCAACGTGCAGCAGGCGGCAGAGCCTCCTGGGCAAGCACCCGAACGCAGTTGA
- a CDS encoding DUF5615 family PIN-like protein has product MRILADENVPGAAVEMLRSAGHDVAWVSEREPGTADTDVLSRASEEARLLVTFDKDFGDLAFRARMPVTHGIVLFRLAGMSKDTLPRFVADSLASNVEWKGHCSVISERRIRMRAIPDTQL; this is encoded by the coding sequence ATGAGGATACTCGCCGATGAAAATGTGCCGGGCGCCGCGGTAGAGATGCTGCGCAGCGCAGGACACGACGTGGCGTGGGTGTCCGAAAGGGAACCCGGTACTGCGGACACCGACGTACTGAGCCGCGCCTCGGAAGAAGCCCGTCTCCTGGTGACGTTCGACAAGGATTTCGGAGACTTGGCGTTCCGGGCGCGTATGCCGGTGACTCATGGCATCGTGCTATTCCGTCTCGCCGGCATGTCGAAAGACACCCTGCCACGATTTGTGGCCGACAGCCTTGCGTCGAACGTGGAGTGGAAGGGACACTGCTCGGTCATCAGCGAACGTCGCATTCGGATGCGTGCGATACCGGACACCCAACTTTGA
- a CDS encoding ABC transporter permease, whose amino-acid sequence MQAYILRRLLLIVPTMLIVSLIVFLSMRLIPGDVLDYMVSLRYMSAGAMEALREQLGLNLPAHVQYARWISGVFQGDFGDTLLTNLAVEEVIIERLPRSLELGALSLVFALVIALPVGIYSGLKPESAGDQVLRSVAIAFICIPSFWLGTMILVLPAVWWRWSPPMYWVSFWDNPLGNLAMFIIPAIVLGMWLSGVTMRLTRTMMLEVMRQDYIRTAWAKGLRERAVVLRHALRNALNPVLTTIGLQLPVLIGGAVVVEHIFNIPGIGSLVVRTLEQRDYPLLAGLNMMMAGFVLLVNVIVDISYAWLDPRIQYK is encoded by the coding sequence ATGCAAGCCTACATCCTCAGAAGACTGCTGCTGATCGTGCCGACGATGCTGATCGTCAGCCTCATCGTGTTCCTGTCGATGCGCCTCATCCCCGGGGACGTGCTCGATTACATGGTCTCCCTCCGGTACATGTCCGCCGGAGCGATGGAGGCCTTGCGGGAGCAGCTTGGCCTGAATCTGCCCGCTCACGTCCAGTACGCACGCTGGATCTCCGGCGTCTTTCAGGGCGACTTCGGTGACACGCTGCTCACCAACCTCGCGGTCGAAGAGGTGATCATCGAGCGGCTGCCGAGGTCGCTGGAGCTGGGTGCCCTGTCCCTGGTGTTCGCGCTGGTGATCGCGCTGCCCGTGGGTATCTACTCCGGTCTGAAGCCGGAGTCTGCCGGTGACCAGGTACTGCGCAGCGTCGCGATTGCTTTCATCTGCATCCCCAGCTTCTGGCTGGGGACGATGATCCTGGTTCTGCCGGCGGTCTGGTGGCGCTGGTCGCCGCCGATGTACTGGGTCTCTTTCTGGGACAATCCGCTCGGCAATCTGGCCATGTTCATCATCCCCGCCATCGTCCTGGGAATGTGGCTGTCCGGCGTCACCATGCGCCTGACCCGCACCATGATGCTGGAGGTGATGCGGCAGGACTACATCCGCACCGCGTGGGCGAAGGGGCTCAGGGAGCGGGCGGTCGTGTTGCGGCACGCGCTGAGGAATGCGCTGAACCCGGTGCTCACCACGATCGGCCTGCAACTGCCGGTCCTGATCGGCGGCGCGGTGGTGGTGGAGCACATATTCAACATCCCCGGTATCGGCTCGCTGGTGGTAAGAACGCTGGAGCAGCGCGACTATCCCCTGCTGGCGGGACTGAATATGATGATGGCGGGATTCGTGCTGCTCGTGAACGTCATCGTCGACATCAGCTACGCTTGGCTCGACCCACGGATCCAGTACAAGTGA
- a CDS encoding DUF433 domain-containing protein yields the protein MDWQERIVADAAVLTGKPVVRGTRLAVEFIIDLLAQGWSEADILANYPRLSTDDIRACLQYAGDVLRLEKVFPIGAA from the coding sequence ATGGATTGGCAAGAACGGATCGTCGCTGACGCTGCTGTGCTGACGGGCAAACCGGTGGTACGGGGCACCCGGCTCGCCGTGGAGTTCATCATCGACTTGCTGGCACAGGGGTGGAGCGAAGCTGACATCCTTGCGAATTACCCGCGCCTCAGCACCGACGACATCAGGGCCTGCCTCCAGTATGCCGGTGACGTGCTGCGTTTGGAGAAGGTATTTCCGATCGGAGCCGCATAG
- a CDS encoding VOC family protein: MSSSGVKFHHIHLISEDPHAAARFYENILGGAITGDADVMGAPQVTVDLGGMLLLIRGRRPGEAPTGNSQPMQQFEGFVSHNGWGTDHFGYAYEGDLRAFCEEIRAKGATFAAEPWEFAPGHPICFLQAPDNVTIELMQTQ, translated from the coding sequence ATGTCCAGTTCTGGAGTCAAGTTCCATCACATTCACCTGATCAGCGAGGATCCGCACGCCGCGGCGCGCTTCTACGAGAACATCCTCGGCGGCGCCATTACCGGCGATGCCGACGTGATGGGGGCACCGCAGGTCACCGTGGATCTCGGCGGCATGCTGCTGCTGATCCGCGGCCGCCGGCCGGGCGAGGCGCCGACCGGAAACAGCCAGCCGATGCAGCAGTTCGAGGGCTTCGTGAGCCACAACGGATGGGGCACCGACCACTTCGGCTACGCATACGAGGGCGACCTGCGGGCGTTCTGCGAGGAGATTCGCGCCAAGGGCGCCACCTTCGCCGCCGAACCGTGGGAGTTCGCCCCCGGTCACCCGATCTGCTTCCTGCAGGCCCCCGACAACGTCACCATCGAGCTGATGCAGACGCAGTAG
- a CDS encoding aldolase/citrate lyase family protein, which translates to MASTRSTGIRINRTIELLEGGQPIYYVGGHTGLAGTFHRRPKGALTGQHTPVLTYEQGRTDAGHWADYINVGFEHGAFNVAGLDDYLHGMVDAGPTRSGHRTPTVIVEAPVNGISRAVVEANAWQCQQLLARGVHGIILCKANTPDAVAAFVEACRYPINRLGVGAGLATGMRGIASEDSAGHVWGVDADTYIEKADPWPLNPDGELFLGIKIESKAALPYVEEIMQVPGVGFAEVGPGDMALTLGIRSLTDPWPREMVEIEQRVKEACAASGVYFHPFTGYAAPADFPALIDAGALVITAPDEEIARVGRAHSGRKMPV; encoded by the coding sequence ATGGCATCGACGCGCAGCACCGGGATCCGGATCAATCGCACCATCGAGCTGCTGGAGGGCGGGCAGCCGATCTACTACGTGGGCGGCCACACGGGGCTGGCCGGCACCTTTCACCGGCGTCCAAAGGGTGCGCTCACCGGCCAGCACACTCCGGTGCTCACCTACGAGCAGGGCCGGACCGACGCCGGGCACTGGGCCGACTACATCAACGTCGGCTTCGAGCACGGGGCGTTCAACGTGGCCGGCCTCGACGACTACCTGCACGGCATGGTGGACGCGGGGCCGACGCGCAGCGGCCACCGCACGCCGACCGTCATCGTGGAGGCGCCGGTCAACGGCATCTCGCGCGCGGTGGTGGAGGCCAACGCGTGGCAGTGCCAGCAGCTCCTCGCGCGCGGCGTGCACGGCATCATCCTGTGCAAGGCCAACACGCCCGACGCGGTGGCGGCGTTCGTGGAGGCGTGCCGCTACCCGATCAACCGTCTCGGCGTGGGCGCCGGCCTCGCGACCGGCATGCGCGGCATCGCCTCGGAGGACAGCGCCGGCCACGTGTGGGGCGTGGACGCCGATACCTACATCGAGAAGGCCGATCCGTGGCCGCTGAATCCGGACGGCGAGCTGTTCCTGGGCATCAAGATCGAGTCCAAGGCGGCGCTGCCCTACGTCGAGGAGATCATGCAGGTGCCGGGCGTCGGGTTCGCGGAGGTGGGCCCCGGCGACATGGCGCTGACGCTCGGGATCCGGTCGCTGACCGATCCGTGGCCGCGGGAGATGGTGGAGATCGAACAGCGGGTCAAGGAGGCGTGCGCGGCGAGCGGGGTATACTTTCACCCGTTCACCGGCTACGCCGCGCCGGCCGACTTTCCCGCGTTGATCGACGCCGGGGCGCTGGTGATCACCGCCCCCGATGAAGAGATAGCCCGCGTCGGGCGCGCCCACTCGGGGCGCAAGATGCCGGTATAG